A portion of the Hylaeus volcanicus isolate JK05 unplaced genomic scaffold, UHH_iyHylVolc1.0_haploid 12237, whole genome shotgun sequence genome contains these proteins:
- the LOC128883861 gene encoding uncharacterized protein LOC128883861 isoform X1 encodes MIVEQKNTLKVLIRGLREHSDKEMDFVYERLREIHQEILYGKPYEKSQGVLKLWYLNMLGYDVSFGFFSMIQVMSSSLFELKRPAFFAAACCFHRKTPLALLCINTLKKVLSQSLDNASTCLGLSCLGCIGSHEMARDLHQDVVALLLSSNPLVQHKAILCSYRIIKMFPPTLQLVLPKIKDLLYHENSLIVTATISLLLELAQENTVSYLYLVPALFKCWSRNSSSWQTLKLLKLFRIFCTYESRLPPKLQDTITQIFNTTTSQSVEYEIFRLVIQFFPSTLPIVSLCLERLKNSYLNSHDMNLVLMALEFIANDILGNSCMLQVLEKTFDYQLLPQILNYLTSSDDLVLNYALCIVSKCAKVNNFTLIFDTLLQLGETLPSDSAVDWMLTLLQLAEKDNFSVITDMEVYICQMIRIACLKLTRTAEEKLAHHIKVIPLHFPQVRLFLYYSLFLILIKCEPPSHFPPTFWMCPLCETSLSTRSLVELPQKTLENNNCPKLTEEAHTHPKVSLSASPRILQHVLYFLEDYSLDSNESLLNPQSLKHISNLVDTLFGVGTLEQQRLRSLMCVTTEGQNNLSCFVIYATWFLASENILNESLRSSALMTSIAIFCGNLSQNDYQAKEFLNLLKTSSTSFATTSSSSLRVISYSLFTLTKSTEQESIQLLRELSDRSTCYHPMLTEETPAHENDFLDQPFCVLSESTPLEHRPSSNQVPMTKSPIKKMQKAKRKIQLWNILFHDPQIFLYGSFCGGSNRTEKIQEDLLLSQNVSTINLRLHVRCENRSVNTLSNVYLEQINSPVKVFLAKSLVQRSKKTSLVLQWNKENVFKGNPILFCRLYYDMQASKFSFLVPVHMPIYCVLEPLILDDTSVVLVQQTHQELLKCTATEIRHALDVTLPDNITIANYIRLALSLTHLDAYFHLANVQDTNTTVTALLTASERVETILTNESQTNREETRSVFSGASTAFFKKSLPLVFVTLSCVVQSESQSASQIQTKPTDLSFYINTTVQTNTPHYSERCASDLADVLVKVLKQQEFIKQRL; translated from the exons ATGATAGTGGAACAAAAAAACACGCTTAAGGTTTTAATAAGAGGTCTACGTGAACATTCTGATAAAGAAATGGATTTCGTGTATGAACGTTTACGTGAAATTCatcaagaaattttatatggaAAGCCGTATGAAAAATCTCAAggtgttttaaaattatggtatttaaatatgttaggCTACGATGTTTCTTTTGGTTTCTTTTCAATGATTCAAGTGATGAGCTCgtctttatttgaattaaagcGACCAGCTTTTTTTGCTGCAGCATGTTGTTTTCATAGGAAAACACCTCTAGCACTTTTATGCAtcaatacattaaaaaaagtgcTAAGTCAATCGCTTGATAACGCAAGTACATGTTTAGGCCTATCCTGTTTAGGTTGTATAGGGTCACACGAGATGGCTCGAGATTTACATCAAGATGTTGTAGCACTCTTATTGTCTTCAAATCCGTTAGTTCAACACAAGGCAATTTTATGTTCCTACCGTATAATCAAAATGTTTCCCCCTACATTACAATTGGTCTTACCTAAAATCAAAGATTTACTTTATcatgaaaattctttaattgttACAGCCACCATTTCGCTTTTACTTGAATTGGCTCAAGAAAACACCGTTTCTTACTTATACTTAGTTCCCGctctttttaaatgttggTCTCGAAATTCATCCAGTTGGCAAACattaaaacttttgaaattgtttcgcattttttgtacatatgaatCCCGTTTACCTCCAAAACTACAAGACACAATTACACAAATCTTCAATACAACTACGAGCCAATCGGtggaatatgaaatttttcgccttgttattcaatttttcccttCGACATTGCCTATTGTGTCCTTATGTCttgaacgtttaaaaaattcttatttgaaTTCTCACGACATGAATTTAGTTTTAATGGCACTGGAATTCATTGCCAATGACATTCTTGGAAATTCTTGTATGCTTCAAGTACTTGAAAAGACATTCGACTATCAATTATTACCACAG ATACTCAATTATTTAACTTCCTCAGATGATTTAGTACTCAATTATGCTCTTTGTATTGTGAGCAAGTGCGCTAAAGTTAACAATTTCACTCTCATTTTTGACACTTTATTACAATTGGGTGAGACATTACCGTCGGATTCGGCTGTGGATTGGATGTTAACATTATTACAGTTAGCTGAAAA GGACAATTTTAGTGTCATTACTGATATGGAAGTCTATATTTGTCAAATGATTCGTATAGCTTGTTTAAAGCTAACGAGAACAGCTGAAGAAAAGTTAGCACATCATATAAAAGTCATTCCTCTTCATTTCCCTCAAGTACG attatttctttactattctttatttttaattctcataAAATGTGAACCACCTTCTCATTTTCCGCCTACTTTTTGGATGTGCCCGTTATGTGAAACCTCTCTTTCCACTCGTTCACTAGTTGAACTTCCACAAAAGACGCTTGAAAACAACA ATTGTCCGAAACTCACAGAGGAGGCGCACACACACCCTAAGGTTTCTCTCTCTGCGTCACCAAGAATCCTTCAAcatgttctttattttttgg AGGATTATTCTCTTGATAGTAACGAATCTTTACTGAATCCCCAGAGTTTAAAACACATATCAAATCTTGTGGACACGCTTTTCGGTGTAGGAACATTAGAGCAACAAAGGTTACGTTCTCTCATGTGCGTTACAACTGAGGGTCAAAATAACCTGtcatgttttgttatttacGCAACGTGGTTTCTG GCATctgagaatattttgaatgagTCTCTTCGTTCCTCTGCTTTGATGACATCTATTGCCATTTTTTGTGGCAATTTGTCTCAAAATGATTATCAAGCTAAGGAGTTTTTA aatctTTTAAAAACATCTTCAACCAGTTTTGCAACCACATCGTCTTCTAGTTTACGTGTTATCAGTTATTCACTTTTCACCCTTACAAAATCTACTGAGCAAGAAAGCATTCAATTGTTGCGTGAATTGTCCGACCGGTCGACTTGTTACCACCCGATGCTGACTGAG GAAACGCCTGCtcatgaaaatgattttttagaCCAGCCTTTTTGTGTTCTTTCTGAATCGACGCCACTTGAACATCGTCCGTCGTCCAATCAGGTACCTATGACAAAAtcaccaataaaaaaaatgcaaaaggccaaaagaaaaatacagttATGGAACATTCTTTTTCATGACCctcaaatttttttgtatggtTCTTTTTGTGGTGGATCAAATCGAACCGAAAAAATACAGGAAGATCTTTTACTCTCTCAAAACGTTTCCACTATCAACCTGCGACTACATGTTCGATGTGAAAATCGTTCGGTCAATACTTTAAGTAACGTTTATTTGGAGCAAATAAACAGTCCTGTCAAGGTTTTTCTAGCAAAAAGTCTTGTGCAACGATCTAAAAAAACGTCATTGGTTCTGCAGTGGAATAAGGAAAACGTATTTAAAGGAAATCCCATTCTTTTTTGTCGTTTGTACTACGACATGCAAGCAtccaagttttcttttttagtacCTGTTCATATGCCTATCTATTGTGTTCTTGAGCCTCTTATTTTAGACGACACATCTGTTGTCCTTGTGCAACAA acacaCCAAGAGCTTTTGAAGTGTACTGCTACCGAGATACGCCATGCTTTGGATGTCACTTTACCTGACAACATAACTATAGCCAACTATATACGTCTTGCTTTAAGTCTGACGCATTTAGATgcttattttcatttagcCAATGTACAAGACACTAACACTACTGTTACCGCTCTCCTGACTGCGTCTGAACGCGTGGAGACGATTCTGACTAACGAATCGCAAACAAACCGTGAAGAAACACGCTCAGTCTTTTCAGGCGCGTCTACtgcttttttcaaaaaaagtcTTCCACTCGTTTTTGTGACCTTGTCATGCGTCGTACAATCCGAAAGTCAGTCAGCTTCACAGATACAGACAAAACCTACAGACttgtcattttatattaacacaACGGTTCAAACAAATACCCCACACTATAGTGAGCGTTGCGCGTCCGATTTAGCAGATGTTTTAGTAAAAGTTTTGAAGCAACAAGAGTTTATCAAACAACGACTTTAA
- the LOC128883861 gene encoding uncharacterized protein LOC128883861 isoform X2: MHQYIKKSCIGSHEMARDLHQDVVALLLSSNPLVQHKAILCSYRIIKMFPPTLQLVLPKIKDLLYHENSLIVTATISLLLELAQENTVSYLYLVPALFKCWSRNSSSWQTLKLLKLFRIFCTYESRLPPKLQDTITQIFNTTTSQSVEYEIFRLVIQFFPSTLPIVSLCLERLKNSYLNSHDMNLVLMALEFIANDILGNSCMLQVLEKTFDYQLLPQILNYLTSSDDLVLNYALCIVSKCAKVNNFTLIFDTLLQLGETLPSDSAVDWMLTLLQLAEKDNFSVITDMEVYICQMIRIACLKLTRTAEEKLAHHIKVIPLHFPQVRLFLYYSLFLILIKCEPPSHFPPTFWMCPLCETSLSTRSLVELPQKTLENNNCPKLTEEAHTHPKVSLSASPRILQHVLYFLEDYSLDSNESLLNPQSLKHISNLVDTLFGVGTLEQQRLRSLMCVTTEGQNNLSCFVIYATWFLASENILNESLRSSALMTSIAIFCGNLSQNDYQAKEFLNLLKTSSTSFATTSSSSLRVISYSLFTLTKSTEQESIQLLRELSDRSTCYHPMLTEETPAHENDFLDQPFCVLSESTPLEHRPSSNQVPMTKSPIKKMQKAKRKIQLWNILFHDPQIFLYGSFCGGSNRTEKIQEDLLLSQNVSTINLRLHVRCENRSVNTLSNVYLEQINSPVKVFLAKSLVQRSKKTSLVLQWNKENVFKGNPILFCRLYYDMQASKFSFLVPVHMPIYCVLEPLILDDTSVVLVQQTHQELLKCTATEIRHALDVTLPDNITIANYIRLALSLTHLDAYFHLANVQDTNTTVTALLTASERVETILTNESQTNREETRSVFSGASTAFFKKSLPLVFVTLSCVVQSESQSASQIQTKPTDLSFYINTTVQTNTPHYSERCASDLADVLVKVLKQQEFIKQRL, translated from the exons ATGCAtcaatacattaaaaaaa GTTGTATAGGGTCACACGAGATGGCTCGAGATTTACATCAAGATGTTGTAGCACTCTTATTGTCTTCAAATCCGTTAGTTCAACACAAGGCAATTTTATGTTCCTACCGTATAATCAAAATGTTTCCCCCTACATTACAATTGGTCTTACCTAAAATCAAAGATTTACTTTATcatgaaaattctttaattgttACAGCCACCATTTCGCTTTTACTTGAATTGGCTCAAGAAAACACCGTTTCTTACTTATACTTAGTTCCCGctctttttaaatgttggTCTCGAAATTCATCCAGTTGGCAAACattaaaacttttgaaattgtttcgcattttttgtacatatgaatCCCGTTTACCTCCAAAACTACAAGACACAATTACACAAATCTTCAATACAACTACGAGCCAATCGGtggaatatgaaatttttcgccttgttattcaatttttcccttCGACATTGCCTATTGTGTCCTTATGTCttgaacgtttaaaaaattcttatttgaaTTCTCACGACATGAATTTAGTTTTAATGGCACTGGAATTCATTGCCAATGACATTCTTGGAAATTCTTGTATGCTTCAAGTACTTGAAAAGACATTCGACTATCAATTATTACCACAG ATACTCAATTATTTAACTTCCTCAGATGATTTAGTACTCAATTATGCTCTTTGTATTGTGAGCAAGTGCGCTAAAGTTAACAATTTCACTCTCATTTTTGACACTTTATTACAATTGGGTGAGACATTACCGTCGGATTCGGCTGTGGATTGGATGTTAACATTATTACAGTTAGCTGAAAA GGACAATTTTAGTGTCATTACTGATATGGAAGTCTATATTTGTCAAATGATTCGTATAGCTTGTTTAAAGCTAACGAGAACAGCTGAAGAAAAGTTAGCACATCATATAAAAGTCATTCCTCTTCATTTCCCTCAAGTACG attatttctttactattctttatttttaattctcataAAATGTGAACCACCTTCTCATTTTCCGCCTACTTTTTGGATGTGCCCGTTATGTGAAACCTCTCTTTCCACTCGTTCACTAGTTGAACTTCCACAAAAGACGCTTGAAAACAACA ATTGTCCGAAACTCACAGAGGAGGCGCACACACACCCTAAGGTTTCTCTCTCTGCGTCACCAAGAATCCTTCAAcatgttctttattttttgg AGGATTATTCTCTTGATAGTAACGAATCTTTACTGAATCCCCAGAGTTTAAAACACATATCAAATCTTGTGGACACGCTTTTCGGTGTAGGAACATTAGAGCAACAAAGGTTACGTTCTCTCATGTGCGTTACAACTGAGGGTCAAAATAACCTGtcatgttttgttatttacGCAACGTGGTTTCTG GCATctgagaatattttgaatgagTCTCTTCGTTCCTCTGCTTTGATGACATCTATTGCCATTTTTTGTGGCAATTTGTCTCAAAATGATTATCAAGCTAAGGAGTTTTTA aatctTTTAAAAACATCTTCAACCAGTTTTGCAACCACATCGTCTTCTAGTTTACGTGTTATCAGTTATTCACTTTTCACCCTTACAAAATCTACTGAGCAAGAAAGCATTCAATTGTTGCGTGAATTGTCCGACCGGTCGACTTGTTACCACCCGATGCTGACTGAG GAAACGCCTGCtcatgaaaatgattttttagaCCAGCCTTTTTGTGTTCTTTCTGAATCGACGCCACTTGAACATCGTCCGTCGTCCAATCAGGTACCTATGACAAAAtcaccaataaaaaaaatgcaaaaggccaaaagaaaaatacagttATGGAACATTCTTTTTCATGACCctcaaatttttttgtatggtTCTTTTTGTGGTGGATCAAATCGAACCGAAAAAATACAGGAAGATCTTTTACTCTCTCAAAACGTTTCCACTATCAACCTGCGACTACATGTTCGATGTGAAAATCGTTCGGTCAATACTTTAAGTAACGTTTATTTGGAGCAAATAAACAGTCCTGTCAAGGTTTTTCTAGCAAAAAGTCTTGTGCAACGATCTAAAAAAACGTCATTGGTTCTGCAGTGGAATAAGGAAAACGTATTTAAAGGAAATCCCATTCTTTTTTGTCGTTTGTACTACGACATGCAAGCAtccaagttttcttttttagtacCTGTTCATATGCCTATCTATTGTGTTCTTGAGCCTCTTATTTTAGACGACACATCTGTTGTCCTTGTGCAACAA acacaCCAAGAGCTTTTGAAGTGTACTGCTACCGAGATACGCCATGCTTTGGATGTCACTTTACCTGACAACATAACTATAGCCAACTATATACGTCTTGCTTTAAGTCTGACGCATTTAGATgcttattttcatttagcCAATGTACAAGACACTAACACTACTGTTACCGCTCTCCTGACTGCGTCTGAACGCGTGGAGACGATTCTGACTAACGAATCGCAAACAAACCGTGAAGAAACACGCTCAGTCTTTTCAGGCGCGTCTACtgcttttttcaaaaaaagtcTTCCACTCGTTTTTGTGACCTTGTCATGCGTCGTACAATCCGAAAGTCAGTCAGCTTCACAGATACAGACAAAACCTACAGACttgtcattttatattaacacaACGGTTCAAACAAATACCCCACACTATAGTGAGCGTTGCGCGTCCGATTTAGCAGATGTTTTAGTAAAAGTTTTGAAGCAACAAGAGTTTATCAAACAACGACTTTAA